A region from the Nostoc sp. HK-01 genome encodes:
- a CDS encoding putative CheW protein, whose amino-acid sequence MTTQVESCWNVIGIEGDRTCAELATHAHCRNCPVYSAAGRYLLERPTPEKYRHEWTQLLAESPTEKNSHLPTYALRTKETLTVVIFRLHQEWLALPAQVFKETTPPSVIHTLPHRQNQVLRGLINIRGELLLCVSLSHLLNIESGDTPRQGLSPVSHSRMAVIEKAGNAWVFPVDEIYGVHRFHRWELRDAFKRLTQTTQTYTKGLFSWQPVNFPTSHTVSYLDDELLFTSLARKAQ is encoded by the coding sequence ATGACCACTCAAGTTGAAAGTTGTTGGAATGTAATTGGGATTGAAGGCGATCGCACTTGTGCGGAATTAGCTACACATGCTCATTGTCGCAATTGTCCAGTTTACTCGGCGGCTGGTCGCTACCTACTAGAACGCCCAACGCCAGAAAAATATCGTCATGAGTGGACACAATTACTGGCGGAATCTCCCACGGAAAAAAATTCCCATCTACCTACATACGCTTTGCGGACAAAGGAAACTTTGACAGTTGTGATTTTTCGTTTACATCAAGAATGGCTGGCGCTACCGGCGCAGGTTTTCAAAGAAACCACGCCTCCGAGTGTGATTCATACCCTACCCCATCGACAAAACCAAGTCTTACGCGGATTAATCAATATTCGTGGGGAATTGCTGTTGTGTGTTTCCTTAAGCCACTTGTTGAATATCGAATCTGGCGATACTCCTCGACAAGGATTGAGTCCAGTATCACATTCTCGCATGGCCGTCATTGAAAAGGCGGGTAACGCTTGGGTATTTCCGGTTGATGAAATATATGGTGTTCACCGATTTCATCGTTGGGAATTACGCGACGCTTTTAAAAGGCTCACCCAAACAACCCAAACTTACACTAAAGGGTTATTTTCCTGGCAACCTGTAAATTTCCCGACATCCCACACTGTTAGCTATTTGGATGATGAACTCTTATTTACCAGTTTGGCGAGGAAAGCGCAGTAA
- a CDS encoding CheA signal transduction histidine kinase: MIEDSDLSQMSLLDLFNMEVKTQVVVLNNCLLALETNPDPKSELAALMRAAHCIKGAARIVQIEPAVTLAHVMEDFFSGAQVGKVNLTADCVDLLLQGVDMLQNIADNPNLQQGNHPHIQSLVSAIANISNAVTIPALIPQVKILQPTPQRESLQPEITPEALVSPQNRTVRVSTDNLNRLMGLAGETIVANKWLESFTDSFLQVRANQIELSQLVTKLQELLSDRQLDQHIQEHLSTVHQKSSECTHLISDRHNELESFSQRFGNLAHRSYREVIATRMCAFAEGSQGFPRMVRDLSRQLGKRVKLEIKGKSTLVDRDILERLEAPLTQLLRNAVDHGIESPPERLAQGKPEEGTIVIEVVHRAGMLLITVSDDGQGIDIEFLRQEVVKQQLVNADMAIQLTEAELMEFLLLPGFSTTQTITEISGRGVGLDIVHNTVQEVGGTVRAVSQPGKGMSLYLQLPITLSIVRTLLVEIGDEPYAFGLTRIEQVLMLAKSDIATSENRPFFLLDNQPVELISARQVLELPASVVNPDSLAVVVISDRLNHYGLVVDRFIGEYTLVVRPLDPRLGKVPNISAAALMDDGSPVLIIDVEDLVRSIAKVVASGQLSQINQAKRQTSTKTYKRILVVDDSITVREMERKLLENHSYQVDVAVNGMDGWNAVRGSDYDLVITDINMPRMNGFELTHHIKTHAKLKQIPVIIVSYKDRQEDRIQGLEAGADYYLTKSSFHDDTLLQAVIDLIGQG; encoded by the coding sequence ATGATAGAAGACTCCGATCTCAGCCAAATGTCTTTGTTGGATTTATTCAACATGGAAGTCAAAACCCAAGTTGTGGTGCTAAATAACTGTTTGTTGGCGCTAGAAACTAACCCTGATCCCAAATCAGAGTTAGCAGCCTTAATGCGGGCAGCCCATTGTATCAAAGGCGCTGCAAGAATTGTCCAAATTGAACCAGCTGTCACCCTGGCCCATGTGATGGAAGATTTTTTTAGTGGGGCGCAAGTTGGAAAAGTTAATTTAACAGCGGATTGCGTTGATCTGTTGTTGCAAGGGGTCGATATGCTGCAAAACATCGCCGACAACCCCAATTTGCAACAAGGGAATCATCCTCATATTCAATCTTTAGTGAGTGCGATCGCCAATATTTCAAATGCTGTAACTATCCCGGCACTTATTCCCCAAGTCAAGATTCTACAGCCAACACCCCAGAGAGAATCGCTACAACCAGAAATCACACCAGAAGCATTAGTGAGTCCGCAAAACCGCACAGTGCGAGTTAGTACAGATAATCTCAACCGCTTGATGGGATTAGCGGGAGAAACAATAGTTGCCAATAAGTGGTTAGAATCATTTACCGACTCATTTTTGCAAGTCAGAGCTAATCAAATCGAGTTATCACAGCTTGTTACTAAGTTACAAGAACTATTAAGCGATCGCCAACTTGATCAACACATTCAAGAACATTTAAGTACTGTACATCAAAAAAGCAGCGAATGTACGCATTTAATTAGCGATCGGCACAACGAATTAGAATCATTTTCGCAACGTTTTGGCAACCTTGCTCATCGCTCCTATCGAGAAGTCATTGCCACGCGGATGTGTGCTTTTGCTGAGGGTTCGCAAGGGTTTCCGCGTATGGTACGCGACCTCTCTCGGCAGTTGGGTAAACGCGTCAAGCTCGAAATCAAAGGTAAGTCTACCTTGGTAGATCGAGATATCCTTGAGCGATTAGAAGCGCCCTTAACTCAACTTCTCCGTAATGCGGTTGATCACGGGATAGAATCTCCGCCAGAACGATTAGCTCAAGGTAAACCAGAAGAAGGCACAATTGTGATTGAAGTTGTCCATCGTGCGGGGATGCTATTGATCACTGTCTCTGATGATGGACAGGGAATTGATATCGAGTTTTTGCGTCAGGAAGTTGTCAAGCAACAACTAGTTAACGCAGATATGGCAATTCAACTGACCGAAGCTGAATTAATGGAATTTCTGTTATTACCAGGATTTTCTACCACACAAACAATCACGGAAATTTCTGGACGGGGTGTAGGTTTAGATATTGTCCATAATACAGTGCAGGAAGTTGGCGGTACTGTACGGGCAGTTTCCCAACCAGGAAAAGGTATGAGTTTGTACTTGCAGCTACCCATTACCCTATCTATCGTTCGTACTTTGCTAGTTGAGATTGGGGATGAACCTTACGCCTTTGGGTTAACAAGAATTGAGCAAGTGCTGATGTTAGCTAAATCAGATATTGCTACCTCAGAAAATCGCCCGTTTTTCTTGCTAGACAACCAACCCGTAGAGTTAATTTCCGCCCGTCAAGTTTTAGAGTTACCCGCATCTGTGGTCAATCCCGACTCACTAGCAGTAGTTGTGATTAGCGATCGCCTCAATCATTATGGATTAGTTGTTGACCGATTTATCGGCGAATACACTTTAGTTGTCCGGCCTTTAGATCCGCGCCTGGGTAAAGTTCCCAACATTAGCGCCGCCGCCCTCATGGATGATGGTTCTCCCGTTTTGATTATCGATGTCGAAGATTTAGTCCGTTCTATTGCCAAAGTTGTTGCGAGTGGCCAACTTAGTCAGATAAATCAAGCGAAGCGGCAGACATCAACCAAAACTTACAAGCGAATATTAGTAGTTGATGATTCTATTACCGTCCGGGAAATGGAACGCAAACTTTTAGAAAATCACAGTTATCAAGTTGATGTGGCAGTTAATGGAATGGATGGTTGGAACGCAGTGCGCGGCAGTGATTATGACTTAGTAATTACAGATATTAATATGCCCCGAATGAACGGCTTTGAACTCACCCATCACATCAAAACTCATGCTAAGTTAAAACAGATACCCGTAATTATTGTCTCTTACAAAGACCGCCAAGAAGACCGAATTCAAGGCTTAGAAGCAGGTGCAGACTACTATCTCACCAAAAGCAGCTTTCATGATGACACTTTATTACAAGCCGTAATTGACTTAATTGGTCAAGGATGA
- a CDS encoding response regulator receiver modulated CheB methylesterase, whose protein sequence is MRIAIVNDMRIVVEALRRMLATIPEYDLAWVAYDGAEAVSKCAVDTPDLILMDVLMPCMDGVEATKQIMSQSPCAIIIVTANVNLYAANVLEAMTYGALDAINTPAEGSTGLLKKIATIAKLIGKSPQLRIAKKSRLFSKLLPPLIVIGASTGGPQALVKILAQFPQNFPAAVVIVQHLDAQFAPGFATWLNEQILLPVEIASIGSRPQPGKILLAGTNHHLVMSSNLSFDYDEQPSNCLYRPSIDVLFKSVADHWMEQGIGVLLTGMGKDGAQGLKLLREAGWHTIAQNQETCIVYGMPKAAVDLKAAVEVLPVEAIAHACTKILRISAN, encoded by the coding sequence ATGAGAATTGCCATTGTCAACGATATGCGGATAGTGGTAGAAGCCTTGCGACGGATGTTAGCCACAATCCCGGAGTATGATTTGGCTTGGGTTGCCTACGATGGTGCAGAAGCTGTGAGCAAATGTGCTGTTGATACCCCGGATTTAATTTTGATGGATGTTTTGATGCCTTGCATGGATGGAGTGGAAGCCACAAAGCAAATTATGAGTCAGTCGCCTTGTGCAATTATCATCGTCACTGCCAATGTGAATTTGTATGCGGCTAATGTTTTGGAAGCCATGACCTATGGGGCGCTAGATGCCATCAATACACCTGCTGAGGGTAGTACAGGTCTATTAAAGAAAATTGCTACCATCGCCAAATTAATTGGCAAATCTCCCCAACTGCGAATAGCCAAAAAATCTAGACTTTTCTCCAAATTATTACCACCACTCATTGTCATTGGTGCTTCCACTGGCGGCCCCCAAGCCTTGGTGAAGATTCTCGCGCAATTTCCTCAAAATTTTCCAGCCGCTGTAGTGATTGTGCAGCATTTAGATGCTCAGTTTGCGCCTGGTTTTGCAACTTGGTTGAATGAACAAATTCTCTTACCTGTGGAAATAGCCAGTATAGGTTCTAGACCGCAACCAGGAAAAATTCTCTTGGCTGGGACAAATCATCATCTCGTTATGAGTTCTAACTTGAGTTTTGACTATGATGAACAACCATCCAATTGTCTTTATCGGCCATCGATTGATGTCTTATTTAAAAGTGTGGCAGATCACTGGATGGAGCAAGGAATTGGGGTGTTGCTGACTGGGATGGGAAAGGATGGCGCTCAAGGTTTAAAACTTTTACGCGAAGCAGGCTGGCACACAATTGCTCAAAACCAAGAAACTTGCATTGTTTATGGGATGCCAAAAGCAGCGGTAGATTTAAAAGCCGCCGTGGAAGTTTTGCCAGTTGAGGCGATCGCTCATGCTTGTACCAAGATATTACGGATATCTGCAAATTGA
- a CDS encoding response regulator receiver sensor signal transduction histidine kinase, producing MLLPQLSMQLTSSERVSELKLHTENVKILLIDDQAIFGEAISRMIANETDITFNYLSEPSAALQNAIALEPTVILLDLIMPEIDGLMLLRWFRSHPSTREIPIVMLSSKEEPILKAEAFAAGANDYLIKLPDAIELIARIRYHSKAYNNLKALSTATATAKLQAQELETTLHKLQTTQVQLIQTEKMSSLGRMVGGLAHEINNPISFIHGNFHYLHEHIHTLLRLIELYKKEYPEAQKFMENEIGDIDIDFIIEDFQKILSSMRIGTDRIKEIVLSLRNFSRLDQADRKAVNIHDGIESTLFLLNHRLKQEIEIIKDYGKLPLVECYPAQLNQVFLNIINNAIDDLLDNKKSEAQKQIIIRTEITQAQTIKISIIDNGSGIEPEIHSKIFDPFFTTKPINKGTGLGLAISYQIIESHHGTISVNSQPGDGAEFIIEIPISVNS from the coding sequence ATGTTATTACCTCAATTAAGTATGCAGTTAACATCATCAGAACGAGTTAGTGAATTAAAGTTGCACACAGAAAATGTCAAAATTTTATTAATCGATGATCAGGCAATATTTGGTGAAGCAATCAGTAGAATGATTGCTAACGAAACAGATATTACTTTTAATTACCTTAGCGAACCATCAGCAGCACTACAAAACGCCATTGCCCTGGAGCCAACGGTAATTTTGTTAGATTTAATCATGCCAGAAATAGATGGTTTAATGCTGCTGCGTTGGTTCCGTTCTCATCCATCAACTCGTGAGATTCCCATCGTCATGCTATCCAGCAAAGAAGAACCAATCCTCAAAGCAGAAGCCTTTGCTGCGGGAGCTAATGACTATCTAATCAAATTACCAGATGCTATTGAATTAATTGCTCGTATTCGTTATCATTCCAAAGCTTATAACAACCTTAAAGCCCTCTCAACTGCTACTGCAACAGCCAAACTCCAAGCACAGGAACTAGAAACTACTCTTCATAAGTTGCAAACAACTCAAGTGCAACTAATTCAAACAGAAAAAATGTCTAGTTTGGGTAGGATGGTTGGTGGTTTAGCCCATGAAATCAATAATCCCATTAGTTTTATTCATGGGAATTTCCATTATCTCCACGAACATATTCACACTCTTTTAAGGTTAATAGAACTGTACAAAAAAGAGTATCCTGAAGCTCAAAAATTCATGGAAAATGAAATTGGTGATATTGACATAGACTTTATCATTGAAGACTTTCAAAAAATTCTCTCATCCATGAGAATAGGTACTGATCGGATTAAAGAAATTGTGCTGTCTTTAAGAAACTTTTCTCGCCTTGATCAAGCTGATAGAAAAGCTGTAAATATTCATGATGGTATTGAAAGTACTTTATTTCTGTTAAATCATCGGCTGAAACAAGAAATAGAAATAATTAAAGACTATGGAAAGTTGCCACTTGTGGAATGTTATCCAGCACAATTAAATCAAGTATTCCTTAATATTATTAATAATGCCATAGATGATTTATTAGACAATAAAAAGTCTGAGGCTCAAAAGCAAATTATTATTAGAACTGAAATCACTCAAGCACAAACTATCAAAATTAGTATTATCGATAATGGTTCTGGAATTGAACCAGAAATCCACAGTAAAATATTTGACCCATTTTTTACAACGAAACCTATTAATAAGGGTACAGGGTTAGGTTTAGCAATTAGCTATCAAATTATTGAAAGTCATCATGGTACTATTTCTGTCAATTCTCAACCGGGTGATGGCGCAGAATTCATCATCGAAATTCCCATCAGCGTCAATAGTTAA
- a CDS encoding SufS subfamily cysteine desulfurase produces MTFTATKTLADKVRADFPILHQEVNGKPLVYLDNAATSQKPLLVLNALRNYYEQYNANVHRGAHTLSAKATDAYEAARDKIAKFINAASRQEIVYTRNASEAINLVAYSWGMNNLHPGDEIILSVMEHHSNIVPWQFVAQKTGAVLKFVGLTPEETLDLEQFKQLISEKTKLVSIVHVSNTLGCINPVKEIADIAHRYGAKFLVDACQSVPHMKVDVQDIGCDWLVASGHKMCAPTGIGFLYGKLELLEAMPPFFGGGEMIAEVYLDHSTYAELPHKFEAGTPAIGEAIALGAAIDYLTNIGMDKIHAYEAELTAYLFEQLAKIPQIRIYGPKPDANGEGRAALAAFTAGDVHPNDLSTLLDQEGVAIRSGHHCTQPLHRYLGLPATARVSLSFYNTREEIDVFIKALKETLDFFAGIFG; encoded by the coding sequence ATGACTTTTACAGCTACCAAAACCCTCGCCGATAAAGTCCGCGCTGATTTCCCGATATTACACCAGGAAGTCAACGGTAAACCTTTGGTTTATCTCGATAATGCGGCGACATCGCAAAAACCTTTGCTTGTATTAAATGCCTTGCGGAATTATTACGAGCAGTACAATGCCAATGTGCATCGCGGCGCTCATACCTTGAGTGCTAAAGCGACAGATGCTTATGAAGCAGCACGCGATAAAATTGCCAAATTTATTAATGCTGCATCTCGTCAAGAAATTGTCTATACCCGCAACGCCAGCGAAGCAATTAACTTAGTTGCTTATAGCTGGGGAATGAATAATCTACATCCCGGTGATGAAATTATTCTGTCGGTGATGGAACACCACAGCAATATTGTGCCTTGGCAATTTGTAGCGCAAAAAACTGGTGCAGTACTGAAATTTGTTGGACTAACACCAGAAGAAACTTTGGATTTGGAACAGTTTAAACAACTGATTTCTGAAAAAACAAAACTGGTGTCAATTGTTCATGTTTCTAACACTTTGGGTTGTATAAATCCAGTGAAAGAAATTGCTGATATTGCTCACAGATACGGTGCGAAATTCTTAGTTGATGCTTGTCAAAGTGTGCCTCACATGAAAGTCGATGTTCAAGACATCGGCTGCGATTGGTTGGTGGCTTCTGGACATAAAATGTGTGCGCCAACGGGGATAGGCTTTTTATATGGCAAGCTGGAATTGTTGGAAGCTATGCCACCATTTTTTGGTGGTGGAGAAATGATTGCAGAGGTGTATTTAGATCATTCTACTTATGCTGAATTGCCCCATAAATTTGAAGCCGGGACACCTGCTATTGGGGAAGCGATCGCCCTCGGTGCTGCCATAGATTATCTTACTAATATAGGTATGGATAAAATTCATGCCTACGAAGCTGAGTTAACTGCTTATTTATTTGAGCAATTAGCGAAAATACCCCAAATTCGCATTTACGGCCCCAAACCTGATGCTAACGGAGAAGGTAGAGCCGCTTTAGCTGCATTCACAGCCGGAGATGTCCATCCTAACGACTTATCTACATTATTAGATCAAGAAGGCGTTGCCATCCGTTCTGGACACCACTGCACCCAACCATTACACCGCTATTTAGGTTTGCCAGCAACCGCACGGGTAAGTTTATCTTTCTACAATACTCGTGAGGAAATTGACGTATTCATCAAAGCTCTAAAGGAAACCCTTGACTTCTTTGCTGGTATCTTCGGTTGA
- a CDS encoding FeS assembly ATPase SufC, whose translation MIIENSEVVLSVRDLTAEVGGTPILKGVNLEVRAGEIHAIMGPNGSGKSTFSKVLSGHPAYTVTGGEVIFQGQNLLEMEPEERARAGVFLAFQYPLEIPGVSNLDFLRVAYNSRRKAQGLEEVDAFDFDDLIEEKLEVVKMDAAFLSRSVNEGFSGGEKKRNEILQMALLEPKLAILDETDSGLDIDALKIVAHGVNQLTNPDNATIMITHYQRLLNYIVPDFVHVMARGRILTSGGKELALELESRGYDWILEESAVEVGV comes from the coding sequence ATGATTATTGAGAATAGTGAAGTTGTGCTGTCGGTGAGAGATTTGACGGCTGAGGTTGGTGGTACGCCGATTCTGAAGGGTGTGAATTTGGAGGTTCGCGCTGGAGAGATTCATGCAATTATGGGGCCGAATGGTTCTGGAAAGAGTACGTTTTCTAAGGTGCTGTCGGGACATCCAGCATATACGGTGACTGGCGGTGAGGTGATTTTCCAAGGACAAAATTTGTTGGAAATGGAGCCGGAAGAACGGGCTAGGGCTGGGGTGTTTTTGGCGTTTCAGTATCCGTTAGAAATTCCTGGTGTGAGCAATTTGGATTTCTTGCGGGTGGCTTACAATTCTCGGCGCAAGGCGCAGGGGTTGGAAGAGGTAGACGCGTTTGATTTTGATGATTTGATTGAGGAAAAGTTGGAAGTTGTGAAGATGGATGCGGCTTTCCTCAGTCGGAGTGTGAATGAAGGGTTTTCTGGTGGTGAGAAAAAGCGGAATGAAATTCTGCAAATGGCGCTATTAGAACCAAAGTTGGCAATTCTGGATGAAACAGACTCTGGTTTAGATATTGATGCACTAAAAATTGTCGCGCATGGGGTGAATCAGCTGACTAATCCAGACAATGCGACGATTATGATTACCCACTACCAACGTCTGTTGAATTATATTGTGCCGGACTTTGTGCATGTGATGGCGCGGGGCAGAATTCTCACCAGTGGCGGTAAGGAACTGGCGTTAGAGTTAGAGTCTCGCGGTTATGACTGGATTTTGGAGGAAAGTGCTGTTGAGGTGGGTGTGTAA
- a CDS encoding cysteine desulfurase activator complex subunit SufB, which translates to MSATVKSLVNQPYKYGFITDIEADTIPRGLSEDVVRLISAKKNEPEFMLDFRLRAYRQWQKMTEPTWPNVKYPPINYQDIIYYSAPKQKKEKLNSLDEVDPTLLETFEKLGIPLSEQKRLANVAVDAIFDSVSVATTFKEKLAKDGVIFCSISEALREHPELIKKYLGSVVPIADNYFAALNAAVFSDGSFVYIPKGVKCPMELSTYFRINSGDTGQFERTLIVAEEGSYVSYLEGCTAPMYDSNQLHAAVVELVALDNAEIKYSTVQNWYAGDVNGKGGIYNFVTKRGLCQGVNSKISWTQVETGSAITWKYPSCVLVGDNSVGEFYSVALTNNMQQADTGTKMIHVGKNTRSTIISKGISAGNSSNSYRGLVKVNPKAEGARNYSQCDSMLIGDNAHANTFPYIQVQNNTAKVEHEASTSKIGEDQLFFFAQRGISAEDAISMMISGFCKDVFNQLPMEFAVEADKLLSLKLEGSVG; encoded by the coding sequence ATGAGTGCCACTGTCAAATCCCTAGTCAACCAACCTTACAAGTACGGCTTTATTACAGATATCGAAGCCGATACCATCCCGCGTGGACTTAGTGAAGACGTTGTTCGCTTGATTTCCGCAAAGAAGAACGAGCCGGAATTCATGCTCGACTTTCGTCTGAGAGCCTATCGCCAGTGGCAAAAAATGACGGAACCAACCTGGCCTAACGTCAAATATCCACCAATTAATTATCAGGATATCATTTACTACTCTGCGCCGAAGCAAAAGAAAGAAAAGCTCAACAGCTTGGACGAAGTAGATCCGACACTACTGGAAACCTTTGAAAAGCTGGGTATTCCCCTTTCTGAACAAAAGCGCCTCGCAAACGTGGCGGTAGATGCAATTTTTGATAGTGTTTCCGTCGCTACAACTTTCAAAGAAAAATTAGCTAAAGATGGCGTTATCTTCTGTTCTATTTCTGAAGCCCTGCGGGAACATCCAGAATTAATCAAAAAATATTTGGGTAGCGTTGTTCCCATCGCTGACAATTATTTTGCTGCATTAAACGCCGCCGTATTCAGTGATGGTTCTTTTGTCTACATTCCTAAAGGCGTGAAATGCCCAATGGAACTGTCTACCTACTTCCGCATCAACTCTGGCGATACGGGACAATTTGAACGGACTTTGATTGTCGCCGAAGAAGGTAGCTATGTTTCTTACTTGGAAGGTTGCACCGCACCAATGTATGACAGCAACCAACTCCACGCCGCAGTAGTTGAACTGGTGGCTCTGGATAACGCAGAAATCAAATACTCTACCGTGCAGAACTGGTACGCTGGCGATGTTAACGGTAAAGGTGGTATTTACAACTTTGTTACCAAGCGCGGCTTGTGTCAAGGTGTAAATTCTAAAATTTCTTGGACGCAGGTAGAAACTGGTTCAGCTATTACTTGGAAGTATCCTAGCTGTGTGTTGGTGGGTGATAACTCTGTGGGTGAGTTCTACTCGGTGGCGCTGACAAATAATATGCAGCAAGCCGACACCGGGACGAAGATGATTCATGTTGGTAAAAATACTCGCAGTACGATTATTTCTAAAGGAATCTCCGCAGGTAATTCTAGTAACAGTTACCGGGGTTTAGTGAAGGTAAATCCAAAGGCTGAAGGGGCGAGAAATTATTCTCAGTGCGACTCGATGTTAATTGGGGATAATGCCCACGCTAATACTTTCCCTTACATTCAAGTTCAAAATAATACAGCGAAAGTTGAGCATGAAGCTTCGACTTCTAAAATTGGCGAAGATCAGCTATTTTTCTTTGCTCAAAGGGGCATTTCGGCGGAAGATGCGATTTCGATGATGATTAGCGGCTTCTGTAAGGATGTGTTTAATCAACTACCAATGGAGTTTGCGGTGGAAGCTGATAAGTTGTTGAGTTTGAAACTAGAGGGTAGTGTTGGTTAG
- a CDS encoding transcriptional regulator: MATTQQSSTKQEILEYLLKHSQATALELSEVLNVSPQAIRRHLKDLEAEELITYSSTAQAGMGRPQHIYELSRQGRDRLHRTTSDRFGDGYGEFAVSLLDTLAETVGHDKMKTILQKQWERKAQEYRDRVGKGSLKERVETLVQLRKAEGFMAEYHSVEPDEPNSADKGDRFVLIEHNCAISNVAESFPSVCGHELEMFAAVLPDCIVERTHWIINGEHRCGYLVQARQQPRN, translated from the coding sequence ATGGCGACTACCCAGCAGTCCTCAACCAAGCAAGAGATTCTCGAATATCTGCTAAAACACTCACAAGCAACCGCTTTGGAGCTTTCGGAAGTTTTAAATGTTAGCCCGCAAGCAATTCGTCGTCATCTCAAAGATTTAGAGGCGGAGGAATTGATTACCTATTCATCTACTGCACAGGCGGGGATGGGGCGGCCACAACATATTTATGAACTGAGTCGTCAAGGACGCGATCGCCTGCATCGTACAACTAGCGATCGCTTTGGTGATGGTTACGGTGAATTTGCAGTTTCGCTGCTGGATACCTTAGCCGAAACCGTCGGTCACGACAAAATGAAGACAATTTTACAAAAACAATGGGAACGCAAAGCCCAAGAGTATCGCGATCGCGTCGGTAAAGGTTCCTTAAAAGAACGGGTAGAAACTTTAGTTCAATTGCGAAAAGCGGAAGGATTCATGGCAGAGTATCACTCTGTGGAACCAGATGAGCCAAATTCTGCCGATAAAGGCGATCGCTTTGTTTTAATAGAACATAATTGTGCCATTTCCAACGTTGCTGAGTCTTTTCCTAGCGTCTGCGGTCACGAATTGGAAATGTTTGCAGCTGTGCTACCAGACTGTATAGTAGAACGTACCCACTGGATTATCAACGGTGAACATCGCTGTGGCTATTTAGTCCAGGCTCGCCAGCAACCGCGGAATTAA
- a CDS encoding phospholipid-binding protein, PBP family — protein sequence MRRDRFFRDYSIVIVGLLGLSMMSCSHPNNTKIQSSDRQQSRQEIKSMKLESTAFNGNALIPSKYTCDGEDIPPPLVWNEVPKNTQSIALIVDDPDAPGGTFVHWVVYDLPATVSQLPEQITSPDLKGVQGRNDFGKLGYGGPCPPSGTHRYFFKLYALDKKLGLRTGATKTQVLTAMKGHVLAKAELIGQYKH from the coding sequence ATGCGTAGAGACAGATTTTTTAGAGATTACAGCATTGTTATAGTTGGTTTATTAGGATTATCTATGATGAGTTGTAGCCATCCTAATAATACCAAGATTCAGTCCAGCGATCGCCAGCAATCTCGTCAGGAAATAAAAAGCATGAAACTAGAAAGCACAGCCTTTAATGGTAATGCTTTAATTCCGTCTAAATATACCTGTGATGGTGAAGATATTCCCCCGCCTTTAGTCTGGAATGAAGTACCAAAAAATACACAAAGTATTGCCTTAATTGTTGATGACCCTGATGCACCTGGAGGAACGTTTGTTCATTGGGTGGTTTATGATCTTCCAGCTACAGTTAGTCAATTACCTGAACAAATTACATCCCCAGATTTGAAAGGAGTACAGGGACGAAATGATTTTGGTAAGCTGGGCTATGGTGGGCCTTGTCCACCCAGCGGAACTCATCGCTACTTTTTCAAACTTTATGCTTTAGATAAAAAGTTAGGTTTAAGAACAGGTGCGACGAAAACACAAGTTTTAACAGCAATGAAAGGTCATGTTTTAGCAAAAGCAGAATTGATTGGACAATACAAACATTAA